The genome window TGAAATTTGAGTTGCTTGAAATGGATTTGATGAGTTTACTGAAAGGGTTGGACGTTTGGGGCAACTGGGAAAGGGCCATCTTGTTGTTTGAATGGGTTGTTATGAATTCCAATGCTGAAAGTGAAAAGCTAGATAGTCAGGTTATTGAATATATGGTTAGGGTTTTGGGGAGAGAATCCCAGCACTTGTTAGCCTCCAATCTGTTTGATGTTATTCCACTTGAGGATCACTCACTGGATATTAGAGCTTGGACCACTGTTCTTCATGCTTACTCTCGTAGTGCCAAGTATGATAAGGCAATTGCATTGTATGAATATATTAAGGAGAGAGGTTTATCCCCTAATTTAGTCATGTACAATGTTATGCTGGATGTTTATGGTAGGAAGGGTAGGTCTTGGGATATGATATTGTGCCTTCTAGATGAGATGAGGAGCAATGGGCTTGAGTTTGATGAGTTCACTTGCAGCACGGTTATATCTGCGTGTGCTAGGGAAGGGTTGTTTGAAGAAGCCAAGAAGTTTTTTGATGGATTGAAGTCGCAGGGCTATGTTCCGGGGACAGTTGCTTACAATTCCTTGCTTCAAGTTTACGGGAAGATGGGGGCGTACTCTGAGGCTGTGAGTGTGCTTGAAGAAATGGAGGAAAACAATTGCCCTCCTGATTCGGTGACATATAATGAGCTTGTGGGTGCTTATGTGAGGGCAGGTTTCCATGAAGAAGGTGCTGCGCTTATAGAAACTATGACTCGGAAGGGTTTAAAGCCAAACGCCATCACTTATACCACATTGATAGATGCTTATGGTAAAGCTGGGAAAGAGGGCAAGGCTTTTAGCTTACTCGAACAGATGAAACAGTCTGGCTGTGTTCCTAATGTGTGTACATATAATTCAATCATTGCAATGCTGGGGAAGAAATCTCGGATAGAAGAGACGATGGAGGTAATCTCTGACATGAAGTTGAATGGATGTACCCCTAATAGGATTACTTGGAACACGGTACTTGCAATGTGTGGGAATAGTGGAATGCAGAAATATGTGAACCGCGTTTTTCATGAGATGAAGAGATGCGGGTTTGAACCCAACAGGGACACGTTTAATGCTTTGATTTGTGCATATGCGAGGTGTGGATCAGACTTCGATGCAGGTAAAATGTATGATGAGATGATCAAAGCCGGGTTTACTCCATGTGTCAATACTTATAATGCATTTCTAAATGCCCTGGCTCATAGGGGTGATTGGAGAGCTGCTGAATCTGTTATGTTGGACATGAAAAACAAAGGATTCAAGCCCAGTGAAACCACTTATTCTTTGATGCTCCATTGCTACTCAAAGGGAGGGAATGCAAGAGGCGTAGAAAGGATTGCAAAAGAAGTTTACGACGGGCATATTTATCCTAGTTGGATGCTTATGAGAAACCTTGTTCTTTCAAATGTTAAGTGTAAATCGCTGCAAGGCACAGAGAGAGCTTTTCAGGAATTACAGAAGAATGGGTACAGACCTGATTTGGTGGTGTTTAATTCCATGCTTTCCATATTTGCGAGGAATGTGATGTATGATCGGGCAAATGAAATAATGCGATTGATTCGAGAGAATGGCCTGCAGCCAGATTTGTTAACCTATAATACCTTAATGGATATGCATGCAAGAGCTGGTGACTGTTGGAAAGCAGAAGATATCCTGAATGGAGTGGAGGAAGAAATCGGTGAAAAACCAGATCGCGTGTCCTACAACACTGTCATCAAAGGGTTTTGTAGACAAGGGCTTATGCAGGAAGCTGTGAAACATTTCTCCAACATGACAGCAGCTGGGATTCAACCTTGTATCATTACGTACAACACATTCGTTGCTGGGTATGCATCACAAGGCATGTTTTCACAAGTAAATGAACTGATCAGTTACATGATTCAGCACAACTGCAGACCGAATGAGCTCACATACAAAACTGTTGTAAATGGTTACTGTAGAGCAAGAAGATATGAGGatgctattgattttgtttctgCAATTAGGGAAAAAGACACTTACTTTGATGAACAATCGCTGCAAAGACTTTCTGCTCTGGTAAGGGATTGTATGCAGTTCTGACTTTCTGAAACTCCCACAAATACAACATGCTCAAATCCAGGTGCAcctgctttttttttcttttttttttaaatgaatgtaATGTGTCTCTTAACAGTACAGGCTCATTCAACTTGTATGAGTTCAAACTTCCTTCAAGCTTTTTTGTTCAAAGCATTCAAATTGCTATGTCTAAGAAATAAAAGGTTCAGAAGAGTACTTGCAAATGCATGTTTTACTCAAAGCACTTCTCTATATTCCAGTATCATGTTCAACAAATGGCTTCATGACATGCATCTAATGATAACAAATGGCTTCATGACATGCATCAAATTGCTATGTCTAAGAAATAAAAGGTTCAGAAGAGTACTTGCAAATGCATGTTTTACTCAAGCACTTCTCTATATTCCAGTATCATGTTCAACAAATGGCTTCATGACATGCATCTAATGATAACAACAATGTTCATGTGATATAGACAAAGGGCCTGTAACTCAAGGTAAGAAGTCAAGTTCAATTTTAAATCCTTTCAAATGTACCAACAAGAATAATTAAAAAACCAAATCGTAATGCATGCTTCTGTTTCCACACTTTTTCTCTTTTCCCTTTACCTTTCACTTTGTTGCTTTAATATGCTGCCCCATGGACCTGAACCACAAACACCAGATGCCAGTATGCCACCCAGGATGAACTAAACCTAGAAtttagaaaatattcattctacTCTATTGACTGTTGCTAGCTGAAAAGGGAAGATAATTCCAAGTGCAGCATAAAAATCTATTTCAGACAAGCCTTTTGGAGAATTATGCTCAGATGATCCACCACTTGTAATGTCCAGGAGCTGCTCAACAGTATAAATAAAAGAACAGCAACTAACCAATGGATACTGATATTGCATTTGAGGCAAGCAAAAAGGGTCTAGATAGGGTGCTTCGCTCAAAGATAATCTTTGTTTCAAGCATATGGATATTGATCTCGCTTTTCTCTTCATTATATAGTAGAACTTGCTAAGGACAATTCATGCAGTTCGCTTAGCATCCAGTCTTCTCCAGTCTGACCTCCTAGGACTATTGCTCTAGTTCCACCAACAACACAAGTACTGTGTCCCCAAGCAAATCTTGGAGGTCGACCAGGCACATTCAAAATCCTCCATGTAGGCTTGTCTTCTGCTGGATCTAGGATGTAGAGCTGTGAGGCCGAGTGAAGACCGGCAACAGACCCACCGAAGACCAGGATTCCACCACCAGGGAGGCTTACTGCCACATGATCAAGCCTGGGTGGAGGAGAAATGCCCCCAGGATTTCCAGCACCAGGCATTCCACTCCCTGTTACACATCTCCAACATGGTTGCTCCTCACTTAAATCCATTGTGAATACATCACTAGATCGAAAACGCAAAGGGCCACTCTTAGCAAGtcccccaaacatcaaaattttcCGGCCACCATAAACAGATAATGTGTGTCCCAAACGAGAAGGTGGAGTCCATGTGACTGGTATCTCTCGCCACATAGGTTTCTCCATTGATAGATCAAGCAGGAAAGTGTCACTGAGAAGCACTCCAGAATCTGCACAACCACCAGAAACTATCAACTTGGTCCCATCGAGTGTGCAGGAGCTATGCCAAGATCTTGGAAGTGGTGGGGCCAAACTAGAGATCTCACGCCAGGTGGGTTGTTTGGCATCCAAATCTAGCACAAAGACATCATTCAATAAGCCCTGTGTCCCACAGCCACCAAATACAACAAGATGAGATCCATTCACACATGAAAGTGTGTGACCCCAGCGCCCAGGAGGAGGAGAGCTCACTTTGACATGCTTCCACTCTGGACTACTGGAATTCAAGTCCAAAACAAATGTATCATTCATGGGTTGCATATTGACCCCTTCTCCACCAAAAAGAACTACCCTATTTCCAACTGCACATGCACTGAAGTTGCAGCGTGAAGGTTCAACAGCACCTCCAACAGTTAACTTCTTCCAAGCCACTGCTTCAAGTGTAGTCAATTCCCTTGCCAATCTCCCCCACCCTAATCTCTTCGCTCCAGGCACGGCCTCTAATACACAAGTTGTTTCACTACCCCATGCATTTTGACAAACCATACGCCAGAGATCTTCATTCTTTGTCATAGCATAGAGCCGTCTACATACAGAGCCAACAGATGCAATATCTCTTGGGGTCAATCGTGAAAGAATCTTGAGAGAAATAACTTCATCACTCAGCTGTAGGATCCCACAAACTCCACAAGCAATATTCaggtttccattagaaattgGCCCACAAGAGGAAAGACTAGAGCAGTGCCTAACAGATGATCTTGCAAACTCCTTGGTTGAAGATCCTGGCAGTGGGCCTAGATCAAGAATCACTTCTGTAAAAAACTGGATACCTATAACATGAGTAATTGTGTCATCATCTCCATATATAGGAGTCAAGTGCAGTCTATTCATCAATGGAGTTCCATCttttctaaaatttaataattcgCCTTGGAATTCAAGCCCCTGTTCAAGGCATCTTCTTATTTCAGCAACTACAGTTGAGTCCACTAATGGATGTCTTCTTTTAGCAAAAGGACCCCTACTTTGCAAAAACCGACTGCAggaagaaaaattttaaaaataaaaatattgggGTTCTAGTAAAGCAGAATATGAAACAGGAAAAAGATAAGATAGagaagaaaatggaaatgatATCATTCCAAGCAAAGAAAGATTTAAACAGTAACAAACTAAAGAATTATTTAGAGCAATAAGAAAGCTCATTTAGCATTTCTAAGTAGTTGTGGCATTATTCTGGACAGAATTAGTATTCAGAACATTGGCTTCCGGTCTAACCACACAATGATGAACTAATGCATAGGCCATTCACAGCAGTATAATTCTATTAAGATGAGTAGGGAGTAGATAAGATATCTAGGAGACAAACAATAAGCGGGAAGAAAGAAGCAAGAAAAGATTGACACGTGAGTATAAAGAAAGAGTGGTTAATTGGCTCTTCCAAGGTAGGGAGAAAGCATAAATAATccaacaataaatattttaacttCCTGTCAACAAGACTATAAGGAGCTTTATAGTCTAACCTTAATATAAACCAAAGGACCAAAGATCATTAATGTCATATAACCCCAATGAAATCATCTAGGCaataagaaacaaccaaaaaaCGTAACCCCATAATGATTCTTCATAACTATCTTCAATTCAGAGGCAACTAGACAAGCATTAAAGGAACCTCTTAAATTCATTGTCAAGTAC of Ipomoea triloba cultivar NCNSP0323 chromosome 3, ASM357664v1 contains these proteins:
- the LOC116013396 gene encoding pentatricopeptide repeat-containing protein At2g18940, chloroplastic — protein: MEGTLFPNKPILPLQSTKPPKPAPPLPSSNQRLKLNTTTLPLPPLHLHNFPSPQPSFPLDSLLQHLNGTSQDAHSQKRIAIPRTSQDPTVEDDDSDDGSLDFLPENCKSMLNSILQQPLSALRAFLGSVKFELLEMDLMSLLKGLDVWGNWERAILLFEWVVMNSNAESEKLDSQVIEYMVRVLGRESQHLLASNLFDVIPLEDHSLDIRAWTTVLHAYSRSAKYDKAIALYEYIKERGLSPNLVMYNVMLDVYGRKGRSWDMILCLLDEMRSNGLEFDEFTCSTVISACAREGLFEEAKKFFDGLKSQGYVPGTVAYNSLLQVYGKMGAYSEAVSVLEEMEENNCPPDSVTYNELVGAYVRAGFHEEGAALIETMTRKGLKPNAITYTTLIDAYGKAGKEGKAFSLLEQMKQSGCVPNVCTYNSIIAMLGKKSRIEETMEVISDMKLNGCTPNRITWNTVLAMCGNSGMQKYVNRVFHEMKRCGFEPNRDTFNALICAYARCGSDFDAGKMYDEMIKAGFTPCVNTYNAFLNALAHRGDWRAAESVMLDMKNKGFKPSETTYSLMLHCYSKGGNARGVERIAKEVYDGHIYPSWMLMRNLVLSNVKCKSLQGTERAFQELQKNGYRPDLVVFNSMLSIFARNVMYDRANEIMRLIRENGLQPDLLTYNTLMDMHARAGDCWKAEDILNGVEEEIGEKPDRVSYNTVIKGFCRQGLMQEAVKHFSNMTAAGIQPCIITYNTFVAGYASQGMFSQVNELISYMIQHNCRPNELTYKTVVNGYCRARRYEDAIDFVSAIREKDTYFDEQSLQRLSALVRDCMQF
- the LOC116013397 gene encoding adagio protein 1, which produces MEWDSNSDFSGDEEELEEEEEEKLGFVLSSNGDGPPLPLPFDSLLQPAPCGFVVADVLEPDRPVIYVNSVFEMVTGYRAEEVLGRNCRFLQSRGPFAKRRHPLVDSTVVAEIRRCLEQGLEFQGELLNFRKDGTPLMNRLHLTPIYGDDDTITHVIGIQFFTEVILDLGPLPGSSTKEFARSSVRHCSSLSSCGPISNGNLNIACGVCGILQLSDEVISLKILSRLTPRDIASVGSVCRRLYAMTKNEDLWRMVCQNAWGSETTCVLEAVPGAKRLGWGRLARELTTLEAVAWKKLTVGGAVEPSRCNFSACAVGNRVVLFGGEGVNMQPMNDTFVLDLNSSSPEWKHVKVSSPPPGRWGHTLSCVNGSHLVVFGGCGTQGLLNDVFVLDLDAKQPTWREISSLAPPLPRSWHSSCTLDGTKLIVSGGCADSGVLLSDTFLLDLSMEKPMWREIPVTWTPPSRLGHTLSVYGGRKILMFGGLAKSGPLRFRSSDVFTMDLSEEQPCWRCVTGSGMPGAGNPGGISPPPRLDHVAVSLPGGGILVFGGSVAGLHSASQLYILDPAEDKPTWRILNVPGRPPRFAWGHSTCVVGGTRAIVLGGQTGEDWMLSELHELSLASSTI